One stretch of Pseudomonas fragi DNA includes these proteins:
- the ribA gene encoding GTP cyclohydrolase II RibA yields MKAVKLKTTVEIPIEGIPLHTRFVSFEGVDKEHFALLIGDCHTLPVLTRIHSECLTGDVFGSRRCDCGAQLKEALSHMSERGGGVLIYLRQEGRGIGLYSKFDAYVLQTQGIDTFTANEMLGYTDDSREFESAGAMLKALDIRHIDLITNNPAKVLALQGCNITINRTLPSGVFLTVENERYLRSKINKKQHTINLNKNR; encoded by the coding sequence ATGAAAGCCGTGAAGCTGAAAACCACCGTTGAAATCCCCATAGAGGGCATCCCCCTGCACACTCGATTTGTGTCATTTGAAGGTGTAGACAAAGAACACTTCGCGTTGCTGATTGGCGACTGCCACACCCTGCCCGTGCTGACCCGTATTCATTCCGAATGCCTGACCGGCGATGTATTCGGGTCCAGACGCTGTGATTGCGGCGCCCAGTTGAAAGAAGCGCTGTCCCACATGTCCGAACGCGGTGGTGGTGTATTGATTTATCTGCGCCAGGAAGGTCGCGGTATTGGCCTGTACTCCAAGTTCGATGCCTATGTGTTGCAAACCCAGGGCATTGATACCTTCACCGCCAATGAGATGCTCGGCTATACCGATGATTCAAGAGAGTTTGAAAGCGCGGGCGCCATGCTCAAGGCCCTGGACATTCGCCATATAGACCTTATTACCAATAACCCGGCAAAAGTCCTGGCGCTGCAAGGTTGCAATATCACCATCAACAGAACCCTGCCATCCGGTGTGTTTTTAACCGTCGAAAACGAGCGCTACCTGCGCAGCAAAATCAATAAAAAACAGCACACGATCAACTTGAATAAAAACAGGTGA
- a CDS encoding 3-keto-5-aminohexanoate cleavage protein gives MNAYILNFCPTGMVPTKHMNPHTPVSTSEIIEDVLMASELGASIAHLHARDQKTGEPTGDLNTFAAIIEGIRKYNKQLILCVSLSGRNVSDPALRALPLSLDGEAKPDMGSLTLSSMNFSTQASINAPGTINYLAGQMALKGISPEVEIFDSGMSSCLNSLIKKSLMPPTVYANILLGNLFGAQPSFAHIAAITSSLPGNVVSSFAGLGSYQLRSNALALAAGHGIRVGLEDNIWFDHERTTLASNRSLLERITSIANLQQLTPATPTQVRERLGLQPGQGRYGLVPVADQYREAAHG, from the coding sequence ATGAACGCTTATATCCTGAACTTTTGCCCCACCGGCATGGTGCCCACCAAGCACATGAACCCGCATACGCCGGTGAGCACGTCGGAAATCATTGAAGATGTATTGATGGCCTCCGAACTGGGGGCCTCCATCGCCCACTTGCACGCCCGGGATCAAAAAACCGGCGAACCCACAGGCGACCTCAATACCTTCGCCGCAATCATCGAAGGCATCCGCAAATACAACAAGCAACTGATCTTGTGCGTTTCGCTCAGCGGTCGCAATGTTTCCGATCCAGCACTCAGGGCCCTGCCCCTTTCGCTGGATGGCGAGGCCAAACCCGACATGGGTTCATTGACGTTATCGTCCATGAACTTTTCCACTCAAGCGAGCATCAATGCCCCGGGCACGATCAACTACCTCGCCGGGCAAATGGCGCTCAAGGGCATCTCACCCGAAGTTGAGATATTCGACAGCGGCATGTCGAGCTGCCTGAACAGCCTGATCAAAAAATCGTTAATGCCGCCCACTGTCTACGCCAATATTTTGCTGGGTAATTTGTTTGGTGCCCAACCAAGTTTCGCCCATATCGCCGCCATTACCAGTTCGTTGCCTGGCAATGTCGTGAGTTCCTTTGCCGGGCTGGGCAGTTATCAACTGCGCAGCAACGCCCTGGCCCTGGCCGCAGGTCACGGCATCCGCGTCGGCCTTGAGGACAATATCTGGTTCGACCACGAACGCACCACCCTGGCGAGCAACCGCAGTTTGCTGGAGCGCATCACGTCCATTGCCAACCTTCAGCAATTGACCCCGGCCACCCCGACGCAGGTCCGGGAGCGCCTGGGCTTGCAGCCCGGGCAAGGTCGCTATGGCCTGGTCCCTGTTGCTGACCAATACAGGGAAGCCGCCCATGGATAA
- a CDS encoding class I SAM-dependent methyltransferase produces the protein MDNVWFTPEGYQRTSRNLQRRCLQLLLSFAPPRGTLLDVGCGTGNTLLFADKEHIEQYVGIDISQDMIAYANRAHAAPHVRFMVSDFLDYPLEQLPLFDAAICAACLHWFIPHEQTVIDKLADAIKPGGYLYLSCAFDFDYVLGERAIQEQVLMDIRRQYPCIADPVVFDDFRFNRSSLIDALHDFEIIRSHRIEEPVQFENFEDFRDWHLGSGSVIYAQFDERFRERAITDYYQKLYEHYCAGTYKTAYSTGLMLLERRKA, from the coding sequence ATGGATAATGTCTGGTTTACGCCCGAGGGCTATCAACGCACGTCGCGGAACCTGCAAAGACGCTGTTTGCAGCTGCTGCTGTCCTTCGCCCCGCCCCGGGGCACCCTGCTGGATGTCGGCTGTGGAACCGGCAATACATTGCTGTTTGCGGACAAGGAACACATTGAACAGTATGTGGGCATTGATATTTCCCAGGACATGATTGCGTATGCCAACCGAGCCCACGCAGCCCCCCATGTCAGGTTTATGGTCAGTGACTTTCTCGATTACCCCCTTGAGCAATTACCGCTGTTTGATGCCGCCATTTGTGCCGCCTGTTTGCACTGGTTTATCCCCCACGAACAAACCGTTATCGACAAGTTGGCCGACGCCATAAAGCCGGGCGGTTATCTGTATTTGTCCTGCGCCTTTGACTTCGATTATGTCTTGGGCGAGCGCGCGATCCAGGAACAGGTGCTGATGGATATCCGCCGGCAATACCCCTGTATTGCCGACCCGGTGGTATTCGATGACTTTCGTTTCAACAGAAGCTCCCTGATCGACGCACTGCACGACTTTGAAATCATTCGCTCGCACCGTATCGAAGAACCTGTGCAGTTTGAGAACTTCGAAGACTTCAGAGATTGGCACCTGGGCAGCGGCTCGGTGATTTACGCTCAGTTCGATGAACGATTCCGCGAACGGGCAATTACCGATTACTACCAGAAACTGTATGAACACTATTGTGCCGGCACTTATAAAACCGCGTATTCCACTGGCCTTATGCTGCTTGAAAGGAGGAAAGCCTGA
- a CDS encoding riboflavin synthase subunit alpha, whose protein sequence is MYTGIVQGTARVLSLHKETGHQRVVLVQSSPLFDNIDIGASVSVNGTCLTVTAYSSDSATFDISNRTAEITTLEHLRVNDRVNIERSHRAGEENGGHALYGHIESTAQVVSWQPLGETVSAVLRLEPATSAYVFEKGFIGLHGCSLTVDRLDEERHTVTVNLIPQTLALTNLSGLQVGDRVNVEIDQTTRTLVDTLQRTLARQRGRPRAIRSS, encoded by the coding sequence ATGTATACCGGCATTGTGCAAGGCACTGCCCGCGTTCTCTCCCTGCACAAGGAGACAGGGCACCAGAGGGTGGTACTGGTCCAGAGTTCGCCCCTGTTCGATAACATTGATATTGGCGCCAGCGTGTCGGTCAACGGCACATGCCTGACAGTGACCGCTTACTCGTCTGACAGCGCCACCTTCGATATCTCCAATCGGACAGCGGAAATCACCACGCTTGAGCACCTGCGGGTGAATGACCGGGTCAATATCGAACGCTCCCACCGAGCAGGTGAAGAAAACGGCGGGCACGCGCTCTACGGCCACATTGAAAGCACCGCGCAGGTGGTGTCGTGGCAGCCACTGGGCGAAACCGTGAGCGCCGTTTTGCGGCTGGAACCGGCGACCTCGGCTTATGTGTTCGAGAAAGGGTTTATCGGCCTGCATGGCTGTAGCCTGACTGTTGACCGCCTGGATGAAGAGCGGCACACGGTCACGGTCAACCTGATCCCGCAAACCCTGGCCCTGACGAACTTGAGCGGCTTGCAGGTGGGTGACCGGGTCAATGTTGAAATAGACCAGACTACGCGAACGTTGGTGGATACCCTGCAACGAACGCTGGCTCGCCAGCGCGGCCGGCCAAGGGCTATTCGTAGCAGCTGA
- a CDS encoding diguanylate cyclase, which translates to MSDLQLDDVKTDENAAMVLLVDDQAMIGEAVRRGLALEQNIDFHFCADPHQAIAQAIRIKPTVILQDLVMPGLDGLSLVREYRNHPATQNIPIIVLSTKEDPLIKSAAFSAGANDYLVKLPDNIELVARIRYHSRSYMTLLQRDAAYRALRVSQQQLLDTNLVLQRLMNSDGLTGLSNRRHFDEYLELEWRRAMREQTQLSLLMIDVDYFKSYNDSFGHLDGDEALRKVAAAIRDASSRPSDLPARYGGEEFAIVLPNTSQGGSRLVAEKLRMAVEAMKIPHISPTAGSSLTISIGLSTMTPQQGSNCRELISAADKGLYLAKKNGRNQVGIE; encoded by the coding sequence ATGAGCGACTTGCAGTTGGACGACGTTAAAACTGATGAAAACGCGGCCATGGTGTTGCTGGTAGACGATCAGGCAATGATCGGCGAAGCCGTGCGCCGAGGGTTGGCCCTTGAACAGAACATTGATTTTCACTTTTGTGCGGACCCGCACCAGGCCATTGCCCAGGCCATCCGCATCAAGCCGACGGTGATTTTGCAGGACCTGGTGATGCCGGGGCTGGATGGCTTGAGCCTGGTCCGTGAATACCGTAACCACCCGGCGACGCAAAATATCCCGATTATTGTGTTGTCCACCAAAGAAGACCCGCTGATCAAAAGCGCGGCGTTTTCGGCCGGGGCCAATGATTACCTGGTGAAACTGCCGGACAATATCGAACTGGTGGCGCGCATCCGCTATCACTCGCGCTCCTACATGACGCTGTTGCAGCGTGATGCGGCCTACCGTGCGCTGCGGGTCAGCCAGCAGCAGTTGCTGGATACCAATCTGGTGCTGCAACGGCTGATGAACTCCGATGGCCTGACCGGGCTATCCAATCGTCGTCACTTCGATGAATACCTCGAACTGGAATGGCGTCGTGCCATGCGTGAGCAGACCCAGTTGTCGTTGTTGATGATCGATGTCGATTACTTCAAATCCTACAATGACTCCTTCGGTCATCTGGACGGTGATGAAGCGTTGCGCAAGGTGGCTGCAGCCATCCGGGATGCCAGCAGCCGGCCATCGGACTTGCCGGCCCGTTATGGTGGTGAGGAGTTTGCCATCGTGCTGCCCAATACCTCTCAGGGTGGCTCCCGGCTGGTGGCAGAAAAGCTGCGCATGGCGGTAGAAGCGATGAAGATCCCGCATATTTCGCCGACAGCGGGTTCCAGCCTGACCATCAGCATTGGCCTGTCGACCATGACCCCGCAGCAGGGCAGTAACTGCCGCGAGCTGATTTCGGCGGCGGACAAGGGGCTTTACCTGGCCAAGAAAAACGGCCGTAACCAGGTGGGGATCGAGTAG